One Skermanella sp. TT6 genomic window, TCGGTGCTGAACCTGCTGATCCGCCACGCCTCGACCGAGCTGCATCCGTTCCAGGTCACCTTCTTCCGCAACTTCTTCAGCCTGGCCTTCATGCTGCCCTGGCTGATGCGCGCGGGGTTGGGCGGCCTGCGCACCCGCAAGTGGGGCCTCTACTCGACGCGCGCCCTGACCGGGCTGGCCGCCATGCTGACCTGGTTCTACGCGATCAGCGTGATGCCCCTGGCGGAGGCGGTGGCGCTCAACTTCACCACGCCGCTGTTCGCCACCGTGGGCGCAGCGCTCTTCCTGGGCGAGGTGGTCCGGCTGCGGCGCTGGACCGCCACCGTCGTGGGGTTCCTCGGCGTCCTCGTGATCGTCAGGCCCGATGCGGATGCCATCGACCTGATGGCGGTGCTGGTGCTGGTGTCGGCCTGCTTCAGCGCGGCGTCGGCGCTCCAGGTCAAGGCGCTGGCGCGCACCGAGTCGACCACCGCCATGGTGACCTACATGGTGCTGTTCCTGACGCCGATGTCGCTGGTCCCGGCGCTGTTCGTCTGGTCCTGGCCGAGCTGGGGGATGCTGGTCTGGCTGGTCGCCATGGGCGGCGTCGCGACCCTGGGCCACCTGTCGCTGACCCGCGCCTTCCACATGGCCGACGCCTCCGCGATGATGCCGTTCGACTACACCAAGCTGCCCTTCGCGGCGCTGCTCGGCTACGTCATGTTCGGCGAGACCATGGACCTGTGGAGCTGGGTCGGCGCCGGGATCATCGCCGGCTCCACCATCTACATCGCCCAGCGGGAGGCGTCGCTGGCCCGCCGGGAGCGGACGGCCGCCGCGGCCTCGGCCAGCGTCCGGGACCCCGGGCGCTAGCCGGCGACCGGGCCGGGCGCCAGCCCCAGCAGCACCCGGACCAGCGACAGCGCGAGCGCCAGGATCACCAGCAGGGTCAGGATCCCGCGCATCGGCAGGTACCAGGCGGGCGCGTGGCCGGCCCGCACGGCGGCGCGGTCGCCGAGATACATGCCGGCGAAGGCCACGATGAAGGTGACCAGCGCCGGCACCGCCGTCAGGACGACGGCGACCCAGGCCACCAATGCCGGCACCACGCTCCAGCCCAGGCGGGCCCAGGTCATGGCGGGCGCCGGGTCGCCGGGGGACGGGGGATCGCCGCCCCGGTTCGCCAGCGCCAGGCCCCAGTGGACGGCGCCCAGGAACGACAGGATGGTCGCGGCATAGAGGACCTGGACCTGGAGCGCATGGACGTTCCAGGGCAGCGGCGCCAGCCAGACGGCGGCCGCTCCCAGGTAGAAGGGGATCAGCCCGGCGAAGCCGAGCGCGAGGGCGGGACGGGGAGTATCGGACAGCATGACCGGTGACAAGCTAGGGCGGCGGGCTGTTCCGTCCATCCCCCGCCCGGGTGCTGCATTCGCCCGCCCACTCTGCTAAAGAGCGGGCCGATCCAACAGAATGAAGGGAGGACGACCGATGAAGGTCAGGAATCATGCCGCCATCATCACCGGCGGCGGCTCGGGCATGGGGGCGGAGACGGCCCGGCGCCTCGCGGCGGAAGGGGCCAAGGTCGCCCTGTTCGACCTCAACGTCGATGCCGTCCAGGCGGTGGCCGACGAGATCGGCGGAATCGCGGTCCAATGCGACGTGTCCGACGCCGCCAGCACCGAGGCGGCCTTCGCCGCGGCGCGCGAGGCCCACGGCCCGGCCCGCATCGCGATCAGCTGCGCCGGCGTGGCGACGCCCGGCCGCATCGTCGGCCGCGAGGGGCCGCTCGACCTCGCCGCCTTCAAGCGGGTGGTGGACATCAACCTGGTCGGCACCTTCAACGTGATGCGGCTGGCCGCCTACGACATGAGCAAGCTCGACCCGCTGGAAACGTCGGAACGGGGCGTCATCATCAACACGGCCTCGGTCGCCGGGTTCGAGGGCCAGATCGGCCAGGCCGCCTACGGCTCGTCCAAGGGCGGCGTGATCGCGCTGGGCCTGCCGGCCGCGCGCGAGCTGGCGCGCTCCGGCATCCGGGTCATGACCATCGCGCCGGGCCTGATCGCCACGCCGATGCTGCTGACCATGCCGCAGGAGGTCCAGGACAGCCTCGCCGCCTCGGTGCCGTTCCCCAACCGCTTCGGCGACGCGGGCGAATACGCCGACCTGGCGCTGCACATCATCGGCAACGTCATGCTGAACGGCGACGTCATCCGCCTGGACGGCGCCCTGCGCCTCGCGCCGAAGTAAATCGGGCCTATCCCGCGGCGCGGGCCGCCTCGTAGGCCAGCAGGGCCTTCTTGCGGCACACGCCCCAGCGGTAATTGTGGACGACGCCCGACTTCAGGATCACCCGGTGGCACGGGATGATCAGGCTGATCGGGTTGCGTCCCACGGCGGCCCCGACGGCGCGCGGCGCCTCCGGCCGGCCGACCGCGCGGGCCAGGTCCTGGTAGCTGACGAACCGGCCGACGGGAATGCGCAGCAGCGCCTCCCAGACCTTGATCTGGAAATTGGTGCCGCGCAGCACCAGCGGGATCGCCTCTTCCGGCCCCTCGCTTGCCGCGGCACCGCCGCCGAAGACCCGGTCCGCGATCGCGGCGGTGGCGGCGGGGTCCTCGACCAGCCGGGACTCGCCCCATTCCTCCAGGAAGGTGGCGATCGCCCCCCGCTCGTCGCCGTCGATCACGAAGCTCAGCCAGCACAGCCCGCGCGGCGTGGCCGCCATCAGCGCGCGCCCGAACGGGCTGTCGTGCAGGCCCCAGCGGACCGTCAGGCTGGCGGCCCCGGCCTTGTAGTCGCCGGGGGTCATCGCCTCGCACGCGACGAACAGGTCGTGAAGGCGGCTGGGACCGGACAGCCCGACCTCCAGCGCGGTGTCCAGCACGCTGCCGTCCGCGTCGAGCAGGCGCTTGGCATGGCCCAGCGTCACGAACTGGGCGAACCGCTTGGGGCTGATCCCGGCCCAGCGCTTGAACACGCGCTGGAAATGGAACGGGCTCATGTTCGCCGCCGCGGCCATGTCCTCCAGCGACGGCTGGTCCTGGTAGCCGTCCACGATCCGGTCGATCGCGGCGGCGATGGCGGCGTAGTGGCTGCGAAGGTCCTGGTCTTCGGTCAGTTCGGCGGCGGTCATCTCATCCTCCCCGGATTGATGGACGGCATATGCCGCCGATTCCGGGGCCGGGCCAACCCGATTCTTGCGGTGCCGGTCAGGCGCCGGGATGGACGCGCCGGCACCGGCCCAGCGCCTCGTTCAGCGCCTTGGCGAAGTCCAGCCGCTCCTCCGGCGACAGGAAGGAGCCGACGGTCAGGGTCTGGCCGTGGCTGGTCAGCGTCACCTGACTCTCGTGCTCGGGCGGATCGTCCATGGTGACCCGCAGCCAATGGGGCTGGAAGGTCCAGGACCGGTCGTCGCCGGTCACGCCGACCCGATGGACCACCAGCTCGCGCTCGGTCAGGCGGACCGTCTCGTATATGCGGGCGCTGCGGTAGCTCCGGCGGAAAGCCCACCAGACCAGCAGGATGTCCAGCCCGAAGAAGCCGAAGACCGGCCAGGCGCCCTGGAGCCAGAAGAACCCGCCGACCGTCAGGCTGATCGCCGTGAAGGCCCCCATGAAGATCGCGAATCCCCGCCGCGACAGGCTCCTGTGCGGGTGCAGGATCGCGTCGAAGAAGATCCGCGGTTCCGCGGCATCGTCATGGGCAATGGCGGTCATGGAACTAGGATATGATGCGTCCGGGGAAATGGTAAAGACCGATCGGTACGGATCGTCCGCCCTTGGCGCGGGGCGGAACCGGGAGATATCCTAGGACCATGAAGCCAGCCGACATCGAAGAATTCTTCCGCCGTCTTGCCGCCGACAACCCGGCGCCCAAGACCGAATTGGAGTTCACCAACCCCTACACCCTGCTGGTCGCCGTGGTGCTGTCCGCCCAGGCGACCGACGTCGGCGTCAACAGGGCGACGGGCCCGCTGTTCCAGGTCGTCCAGACGCCGCGGCAGATGCTCGACCTGGGGGAGGAGAAGCTTCGCCACCACATCAGGACGATCGGCCTGTTCAACACCAAGGCCAGGAACGTCATGAAGCTGTCGGAGATCCTGGTCGCCCAGCACGGCGGCGAGGTGCCGCGCAAGCGGAAGGAGCTGGAAGCCCTGCCCGGCGTCGGCCGCAAGACCGCCAACGTGGTTCTGAACGTGGCGTTCGGCCAGACCACCATCGCGGTGGACACCCACATCTTCCGCGTCTCCAACCGCACCGGGCTGGCGCGCGGCAAGACACCGGAGGAGGTCGAGCGCAAGCTGGTGCGCTACGTGCCGGCCCGCTGGAAGCCCCACGCCCACCACTGGCTGATCCTGCACGGCCGCTATATCTGCAAGGCCCGCAAGCCGGACTGCCCCGCCTGCGTCGTGCGCGACCTCTGCGCCTTTCCCGACAAGACCACCGAGCGCGACATGCTGGAGGATCCGCCCGTGCCGGTCAGCGCCGGCTGACCGGCAGGATCTTCCGGGCACCGGCAGCTTTTGCCGGGGAGGGGCGGCGTCCCAAAGCCCGCGGGGCGCGGGACGCGCCCCCTCCGCACTTGGCACGCCCCTTGCTGATAGTCCGGGCAGGAGGCCATGCCATGTCCATCGATACCCTGACCGCCACCCGCGCGACGCCCCGGAACTGGGAGACCCCGGTCCCGAACGGAGTCGCCGAGAACGAGATGCCGGATACCGGGGAGGTCGAGATGTCCTTCTGGGACTTCGTCGACATCGTCAATCCGCTCCAGCACATCCCGGTGGTCAACACGGTCTACCGCGAGCTGACCGGCGACACCATCAAGGGCGTGTCGCGGGTGATCGGCGGCGGCCTCTATGGCGGGATCGTCGGCCTGGTCGCCGGCGTCGGCAGCGCCATCATCGCCGAGACCACCGGCAAGGACCCGGGCGAGCACCTGATGGCCATGGTCACCGGGTCCGGCGACGGGGAGCCGGCGGCCGAGGCGCCCCAGGTCGCGTCGGCGGAAACCCCCCGGCCCTCCGCCCCGCCTCCCGGCGAACCGGCTCCCGCCACGGCGGCGGCACCTCCCGCAACCCCGGCCGTCCCGGCCATCCCGCCGGCCATGGCGGAGGCGGCGCCGGCCGGGGAGATCCTGATCCCGGCCGCGGTGATGCCCAACCCGGTTCCCGCCTCCCGCCGGCCGGGCGAGTCCGACTCGAAGTTCTTCGCGGTGCCCAAGCGCGTCGAGGGCCTCCAGCCGAAATCGACGCCGCCGATCGCGACCGGGCCGGGCGCCAACCTGGAGAAGATGCCGGCCCATCGCGCCTCCGCCCAGCTTGCCGCAGCCCAGGCCGCGGAGAAGCCGGCAGCCGCGCCCGCTACTCCCGCCCCCTCCCAGACCTCTAGCTGGCCACCCGGCGGATCGGCCCAGATTCCGCCGGAACTGGTCGCCGACATGATGATGAACGCCTTGGACAAGTACCGCCAGGGCGCCCGCACCGGCACCGCCGCCGCACCAGCCGGCAACTCCCCCGGCGCGGCCCGCGGCAGCTATTGATCGGATCGCCCGCGTCGGATAGGCAAGGGACATGGATATCGAGGTTTCACGGGACGGCGTCCTGACCTGGCCCGGCGGCAGCTTCCGCTGCGCGCTCGGCCGCGGCGGCATCAGCGCCGCCAAGCGCGAGGGCGACGGCGCCACGCCGGTCGGCAGCTTCGCCCTGCGCCGGGTGCTCTACCGCCCGGACCGGCTGGCCGCTCCCGAAACCGCGCTTCCCGTGGCGCCCATCGCTCCGGACGACGGCTGGTGCGACGACCCCGCAGATCCGGACTACAACCGCCCGGTCAAGCTCCCCTTCGCCCCCCGCCACGAGGAGATGTGGCGGGCCGACGGCCTGTACGACGTCGTCGTGGTGATCGGGCACAACGACGACCCCGTCGTCCCCGGCGAGGGCAGCGCCGTCTTCATGCATGTGGCGAAGCCCGATTACGAGCCGACCGCCGGCTGCGTCGCCCTGGCGCTGCCCGACCTGCTGGCCCTCCTGCGCGACTGCCGCCCGGGCGACCGCCTGTCCGTCGCGGGCCCGGTCGCCTGATCCCGACCGAAGGCTGTCCGGCACGGCGAATGCTCATCAACCCCAAGCTGATGCTCAGAATACTTCATCTTCCCTTTATCGTCATGCCCGGACTTGATCCACGGCTGTCCGGCATGGAGATTGCTTACTCTGCGAAAGGATTAATCTTGGGCAGAAACACTCCGTTTTCGTCATGGCCGGACTTGATCCGGCCATCGTTCGCGGGAAGCATCGAAGCCTCCGTGCCTTGAGATCCGCGGGTCAAGCCCGTGGATGACGAACCGGAAGAGAAAACAATCGCTAGAAGCGTTCTCAGTGGTTGATGAGCAAGTGCCGTGCCGGACACCCATGGATCAAGTCCAGCCATCCTATCGCAGGTTTGCGCAAGCGCCGATCCCTGTCCCGTCCTCCCTACTCCTTCGCCGGCCGGGCGCCGAAGATCGCGGTGCCGACGCGGACATGGGTGGCGCCGAAGCGTACCGCCGTCCCGTAGTCGCCGCTCATGCCCATGCTGACCACGGGCAGGCCGTGGCGTTTCGCCAGGTCGGACAGCAGCGCGAAATGCAGGGCGGGCTCCTCGTCCGCCGGCGGGATGCACATCAGTCCGGCGACCGGCAGGCCGTATTCGGTCCGGCAGGTCTCCAGGAAGGCGCCGACCTCCTCCGGCGGGATGCCGGCCTTCTGCGGCTCCGCCCCCGTATTGACCTCGACGTAGCAGGCCGGCCGACGGCCCTGCTTCGCCATCTCCTCGGCCAGCGCCTTGGCCAGCTTCGGCCGGTCCACGGTCTGGATCACGTCGAACAGGGCCACCGCCTCCTTCACCTTGTTGGTCTGGAGCGGGCCGATCAGGTGAAGCTCGATGTCCGGATAGCGTTCGCGCAGGCTCGGGAACTTGGCCTTCGCCTCCTGCACCCTGTTCTCGCCGAACACGCGCTGGCCGGCTTCCAGCGCCGCCTCCAGCTTCTCGACCGGCTGGACCTTGCCGACGGCGACCAGCGTGACGCCGGCGGGATCGCGCCCGGCCTCGCGGGCGGCCTCGGCGATGGCGCTGCGCACGGCCGCCAGATTGGCGGCGACGTCGGAACCGGACTCGGGCATGGGCGTATCGTTGGTCATCATGATCCGTCTTGTCGCGCATCGGGCGGGAAACGGCAAGGCCCAACCCGGATGGCGGCCCCGGCTCCGCTGCCGCCGGAGATGCCGGGATCACGGATGAACGGGATGGGCACGGATACCATTTCCCCCTGGTGGATTCGTCCCCCGGACTGATATTCGATGGGCAAGAAAACGCATCCGTGCCTATCCGTGCCTATCCGTGTCCATCCGTGATCCTGCCGCCCCCGCGAACAAAGGCTTGACCGGATCTCGCCCCCGGGCCGGATCGGACCCGCCAGAGAGGGAGCCCATGTCCGAGACGATCGCCAGCCTGGCCGACATCCTTCACCCGCTGACGCCGGAGGAGTTCTTCCGCGACTATCACGGCCGAAAGCCCCTCCACATTCCCGGTGCCGCCGGCAAGCTGGCCTCGGTCATGGACTGGCGCACGCTGTCGGGGCTGCTCGGCCAGTCCGGCCTGTGGTCGTCCAAGTCGCTCCAGCTCGTGCTCGACACCCGCATCCTCGACGCCCCGGACTATTGCCGGCCGGGCCTGGACCGGGAGGGGCGGGAAGCCATGATGGCCGACCTGGACAAGGTCGGCACCTGGCTGCGGCGCGGCGCTTCCCTGGTGTGCAACGATATCGACAGCCTGACCCCCGGCCTGAAGGCGGTCGCCAACGCGCTGGAGCAGGGCGTCGGCGGCAAGGCGCAGGCCAACCTCTATTGCTCGTGGCGGGCGCACCAGGCGTTCGGCAGCCATTTCGACACCCACGACGTCTATGCCCTGCATGTGGAGGGGCAGAAGACCTGGCGGATCTACCAGCGCCATTTCGAGGACCCGATCGCCCATCCCTTCTTCAAGACCTTGGGGCAGGAGTTCCACGACAAGCACAAGGGTCCCGTCAGCCTGGAGGTCACGCTGAAGCCGGGCGACGTGCTGTACCTGCCGCGCGGCTGGTACCACGACGCGCTGGCCTCGGCCGAGACCGCGATCCACATCGCCTTCGGCCTGACCTCGGTGATCGGGCTCGACCTGATCTCCATGCTGTTCGAGCGGGCGGTGCAGGACCCCGTGTTCCGCCGCACCGTGCCCCGGCCCGACGCGCCGGACGGCGCCATGGCCGAGCATCTGGCGGCGCTGGGCGCCCGGGTCGCGGAGTATGTGCGGGAGCCGGCCGTCGTCCAGCAGTTCGCCGCCTTCATGCGGGGCTACCACTACGACCGGGGCTCGCTCGACCTGCCCGGCGACGCCCTGGCGAAGCGCTGGCGCCGCCGCAACGCCAATCTCAAGGTGACCCGCGGCCCGGCCGGCTGGCAGCTGGGCGACGACCGCCGCGCCGTGCCGATCCCGCCGGGCGCCGAGGGGCCGGTATCCTGGGTCGTCGGCCGCGAGAGCTTCACCGAGACCGAACTGGCCCAGGCGCATCCCGGCCTGAACGAGAAGGCCCGGCGCCAGTTGCTGACCGACTTGTCCAACATGAAGGTGGTCGAAGTGGCGTGATCAGGGATCGGGGTCGATCTTCTTTTTCCTCCTTGCAGCGGTTTTGGAGTTGACTTGACGCAGCCACCGCATGAGAGTGACGTTCATACGATCGTTATAACATGAGGATGCGGCATGCTGACGCTCAAATTCACCCAGGTAGGCAATTCGATCGGCTTGGTCTTCCCGAAGGAAGCGACTTCCCGACTGAAAGTCGAGAAGGGCGACGTCGTCTATCTGACCGAGACGCCGGACGGCTACAAATTGACACCCTATAACCCCGAGTTCGAGGCACAGATGAATGCTGCCGAGAAAATCATGAAAAAGCGGCGGAATGTCTTGCGTCAGCTCGCAAAATAAATGCAACGCATCTGGATTTCGCATGACGTTGTCATTGCCATTCACGAAGCGCAACTTGCGGAACACGGCGGCGCTTCGGGAATAAAAGATATTGCGTTTCTCGAATCAGCACTTGCCCACCCGCTCAACTTCGAGAATTACGGCGAACCGGACATTGCCGATCTTGCGGCCTCATATGCCTGCGGCGTCGCGGGGAATCATCCGTTCGTCGATGGAAACAAGCGAACGGCGTTCGTGGTGATGGAACTTTTCCTGGAGCTGAATGGCCAGGAATTGAAGGCCAGTGATGCGGCGTGTGTCGAAACCATGCTGAAGGTCGCGGCAGGAGAAATGGACCAGGAAGCCATGGCCGCTTGGATAAGGGCGAACCTTTAGGGCTGTCAGGTTCAAGACGACAGAGCCTGCCCAACGAAAACGGGGCGGTGGTTCGCACCACCGCCCCGGTTCCGAAGCCTCCAGGAACTTCCCCTGCCCGCGAGGGCCGGGCGGTTCTTAGAAGTTCAGGCGGGTGCTGACGACCCAGACGTAGCCGTCGGTGCTGACCTTGTTGGCGGCGGCCGTCGCGGCGGCGCTCGTCTTCAGGTCCTCTTCGAGGTACAGCAGGTCGGACTGGATCAGGAAGCCCGGCGCCAGGACATAGGTGCCGCTGATGCCGTAGAGCTCGTAGCTGTCGGCGTAGGTGCCGGGAGCGCGCTTGTAGCCCTCGGAGTCCGAGTAGAAGAGGCCGACGGTGGCCGGACCGGTGGTATAGGTAGCGCCGACGTTCCAGGCGTGCTGGTCGCCGCTATTGGTGCCGACCGGAACGTTGAAGTCATCGGCGTCGATGTAGCTGCCGCCGAACTTGAAGCCGGCATATCCGACTTGGGCGCCGAGCTGCCAAGCCGTGAAGTTCTTCAGGGCGGGGTTTGTGGTAGTGGTCGTTACCGCTGGAAGGTTCACAGGTACCTCAACTCCGTTCACCACAGCCGTTCCGGTCCTCGCGGGAGTCGTAGTCGACGTGAAGGTATTTCCCTTGCCATTGCCGCTGGTGCCGGTGGCGGAGGCGGAGACTGACACGCCGTCGAAGGTGTTGACGTAGTTGATGCCGAACTCCAGGAAGTCGGAGTAGTCCCGCGAGTTCTTGGTGGTAATGACGTTCTGAGCTTCGTCGCCGTTCTCCGGCGCGTAGCTGAAGCCTGCCTGGAAGCCCATGAAGCGCGGGGTCAGGTACATGATCTTGGTCGCGTCGCCGCTGTCCGGCGCCTTGATGGCGGCGCCCCACGGCGTGCGGCCCAGCTCGAAGGTGCCGGTCTTGCCGGCGAAGGAGACGCCGGTGACGGCGAGGAAGTCAATGCCGTCGCCGTCGAGGGCTTCCACGCCGGTCAGCGGGGCGAAGATCGCCAGGGTGTCGGCGGCGCCGTCGAAGTCGCCCAGTTCCAGCCGACCCCAGGAGCCGCCGAGATAGACCGACGCCTCGTCGGTGCCGACACCCGTGGTGCCGGCGGTCGGAACGCCGTTCTGCAACTCGATCTTGGCACCGTACAGCAGGCCGTTGTCGGCCTTGCCGTCGGCACGAACCACGATTTCGGTCTCGAGCTGGAACTCGCGGTCGGTGCCGTTGATCAGGCTGTTGTCGTAGATGGCCGCGAAGAATTCGGTGTAGCCGCCCAGGGTGACCTTGATCTGGGCGTTGGCGGCGGAAGCGAAGCCGGCGACGGCGGCGAGCGCGGTGGTGGCGAGGAGGATGTTCCTCATTGTTTTGACTCCCTCTGGAAACCTTTGAACTACCCAATCTTTCGGGGATGCGATTTTGGATAATCCTTTATGGGTAATCCTTGCAATCCGCTATTACCATCGGCCGTGTAGAAGCGCCCACACTGTGGCGCATTCAACACACGCCGTTTCAGGCCGCCGGCAAAGAAGAACGGCGGCATCCGGGGATGCCGCCGTTCCTGCTTTCGCTGAACCTGTATGGTTGCCGCCGGGATCAGAAGTCCAGGCGGGTGCCGACTACGAAGACGTAGCCGTCGTTGCTGCCCTTGACCGTGGCTCCGCGGGTGCCGGTCAGGACGTCGTCCTCGAAGAAGGTGACTTCGGTCTCCAGGATCATGCCGGGGGCGAGGGCATAGGTGGCACCCACGCTGAAGGCCTGATAGTCGTCGCTGTAGTCGGTCGAACCGCCGTACGCCCCGGTATAGCCTTCGGCATTCAGGTAGCTGGCGGCGACGGCGACGGGGCCGACGGTGTAGCTGGCGCCCACGTGCCATGCGGTCTGGTCGTCGTCGATGGCGCCCGTGGTCGGCAGCAGGAAGTCGCCCGCATCGACGTAGCCGCCGCCGAAGGCGAAGCCGCCGAAGGTGAACTGGGCGCCCAGGTTCCAGGCGGTGAAGTCCTCGACCCCGCTGTTCGTGCCGCTGGACGCGGTGGTCAGGGTGGCGCCGAGCGCCACGCCGAAGCCCCCGAACTCGCCCGTATAGTTGACGCCGAACTCGCCGACGTCCTTGTAGGTGCTGAGCGTCTTGAGCGGGACGACGCGCTGCGCCTCGTCACCGGCTTCCGGCGTGTAGCTGGCACCGGCCTGGAAGCCCGCGATGCGCGGGGTCAGGTACATGATCTTGGTCGAGTCGCCGCTGTTCGGGATATGCATGCCGAAGTTCGGCTGGCCGCCCGCGAAGTCGACATAGTCGCCGTCGATCTGCTCGACGCCGACCACGGGGGCATAGATCTTCAGGGTGTCGGCGGCGCCGTCGAAGTCGCCCAGTTCCAGCCGACCCCAGGTGCCGCCCAGGTAAACCGACGCCTCGTCGGTGCCGACGCCGGTGCCGGGGTTGGGCGTGCTGTTCTGCAACTCGATCTTGGCGCCGTACAGCAGGCCGTTGTCGGCCTTGCCGTCCGCCCGGACGACGATCTCGGTCTCGAGCTGGAACTCCCGGCTGGTGCGATCGGACCCGGTGTCGTCGTCGAAGGTCGCGGCGAAGAACTCGGTGTAGCCGCCAAGGGTGACGGTGACCTGCGCCTGGGCCTGCGCGGCGAACGCGCAGACGGCTGCGGTGGCGGTCGTGGCGAGAAGGAGCTTGCGCATCGGTTTTCCCCGTAATGACTTCTGGTCTATCGACCGTTCGGCCTATTGTTGTGATTTTCGGGGTATGAGTCGCAAATGCTTTCTATCGCGCTGCGGTAGACAACCTGAGACCGTAACAATTTTGCCACTTATGTGGTAATCAGAACGATGGGGAATGTTCGTGGAACTCGGCGGCTGGGTATACATGCTGGCGAACCGGCCTGAGGGTACTTTGTATGTCGGCGTCACTGCCGATCTTGCCCGGCGCGCCTACGAGCACCGTGAACGCACGTCGGATGGTTTCACGAAACGCTACAACATCCAGCGTCTGGTCTGGATCGAGCGGCACGACGACATCGGTAGGGCAATCCAGCGCGAGAAGAACATCAAGCATTGGCCGCGGGCCTGGAAAGTCGCGCTGATCGTCGCCGCGAATCCGGAGTGGAGGGACCTGTACGAGGACTTGATGAAGTGACGGGCGCTTTCCCCACTCCGCCACTGCCCCGCGTCTCTCTCCGCCACTGCCTCCGCTCCCCCTCCCGCTACGGCGCACCCGCTTCCCTCTTCCGTCATGACCGGGCTTGACCCGGTCATCGTCCGGCATGCAGGCGCCTCGCTGCCGCCAGCGGGAGATAGCCGGGTCAAGCCCGGCTATGAGTGCGTCCGTGAGGACGTTTTGTCAGTGTGGTGCAAGTCCGCACCGAAGGAGGTCACGACTTCGAAGCCGAAGGTAACTGCGTCGCCGCGAAGCGGGGTGGGGAGCAACCTGAGGCGAACCGGCGGTCCGTAGGATGACGAACCCGTTTCGGCGGGGTGGCTCGGCGAGCCTGCTCATTCATGGCGAAGCCTGGAACCGACCGTCGGCGCTGAGGTGACTGGGAAAGCGACCGGCGGGACCACCACGTGGGTGGGGGCGGAATGTCGGGACGGCAAGGCGGAGTAAGCGGAGAGACCTGCCGGCGCGGGTGACGGCGGCAGGAGTCAGAGCCTTCATATTACCGCGATGGCGCGGGACCGCCGGAGGGCGGTCGCCGGCGCCGGAGAGGGACGGATAGCAAAACCGGCCCGAGGGAAGGGAGGCAGGAAGTGGAACGGGGAAGGACGGGGATGACGCAAGGAACAGTTCCGGGAGTGCCGGTAACGGCTAAACAAGGGACGGAAGCCCAGGCTCGGGATTGGAGCTGGGTGGAAGCGTCGATCTGGACCGGCCCCATGGTGTCGGCGCTGGGCAACGGCGTCAAAGGAGGCAAATGGTACAGCCTGATCGACAAAGCGATCCGGCCGGCGACCCTGGAGTGCGCGTGGCGGCGTGTCGCGCGTAACAAGGGGGCGGCGGGCGTGGACGGGCAGAGCATCGCCCGGTTCACGCTCCAGGCGGATCGGTACCTGCGGGAATTGCACGAGGACCTGAACAGCGGCAGCTACCGGCCAAGCCCGGTCCGGCGCGTGGAGATCC contains:
- a CDS encoding YggS family pyridoxal phosphate-dependent enzyme, whose translation is MMTNDTPMPESGSDVAANLAAVRSAIAEAAREAGRDPAGVTLVAVGKVQPVEKLEAALEAGQRVFGENRVQEAKAKFPSLRERYPDIELHLIGPLQTNKVKEAVALFDVIQTVDRPKLAKALAEEMAKQGRRPACYVEVNTGAEPQKAGIPPEEVGAFLETCRTEYGLPVAGLMCIPPADEEPALHFALLSDLAKRHGLPVVSMGMSGDYGTAVRFGATHVRVGTAIFGARPAKE
- a CDS encoding SDR family NAD(P)-dependent oxidoreductase, with product MKVRNHAAIITGGGSGMGAETARRLAAEGAKVALFDLNVDAVQAVADEIGGIAVQCDVSDAASTEAAFAAAREAHGPARIAISCAGVATPGRIVGREGPLDLAAFKRVVDINLVGTFNVMRLAAYDMSKLDPLETSERGVIINTASVAGFEGQIGQAAYGSSKGGVIALGLPAARELARSGIRVMTIAPGLIATPMLLTMPQEVQDSLAASVPFPNRFGDAGEYADLALHIIGNVMLNGDVIRLDGALRLAPK
- a CDS encoding L,D-transpeptidase family protein, which produces MDIEVSRDGVLTWPGGSFRCALGRGGISAAKREGDGATPVGSFALRRVLYRPDRLAAPETALPVAPIAPDDGWCDDPADPDYNRPVKLPFAPRHEEMWRADGLYDVVVVIGHNDDPVVPGEGSAVFMHVAKPDYEPTAGCVALALPDLLALLRDCRPGDRLSVAGPVA
- a CDS encoding methylated-DNA--[protein]-cysteine S-methyltransferase produces the protein MTAAELTEDQDLRSHYAAIAAAIDRIVDGYQDQPSLEDMAAAANMSPFHFQRVFKRWAGISPKRFAQFVTLGHAKRLLDADGSVLDTALEVGLSGPSRLHDLFVACEAMTPGDYKAGAASLTVRWGLHDSPFGRALMAATPRGLCWLSFVIDGDERGAIATFLEEWGESRLVEDPAATAAIADRVFGGGAAASEGPEEAIPLVLRGTNFQIKVWEALLRIPVGRFVSYQDLARAVGRPEAPRAVGAAVGRNPISLIIPCHRVILKSGVVHNYRWGVCRKKALLAYEAARAAG
- a CDS encoding DMT family transporter, whose protein sequence is MAFFSTRLFPSKLSVTVEGALWMVTAAALFSVLNLLIRHASTELHPFQVTFFRNFFSLAFMLPWLMRAGLGGLRTRKWGLYSTRALTGLAAMLTWFYAISVMPLAEAVALNFTTPLFATVGAALFLGEVVRLRRWTATVVGFLGVLVIVRPDADAIDLMAVLVLVSACFSAASALQVKALARTESTTAMVTYMVLFLTPMSLVPALFVWSWPSWGMLVWLVAMGGVATLGHLSLTRAFHMADASAMMPFDYTKLPFAALLGYVMFGETMDLWSWVGAGIIAGSTIYIAQREASLARRERTAAAASASVRDPGR
- a CDS encoding DUF3429 domain-containing protein; this encodes MLSDTPRPALALGFAGLIPFYLGAAAVWLAPLPWNVHALQVQVLYAATILSFLGAVHWGLALANRGGDPPSPGDPAPAMTWARLGWSVVPALVAWVAVVLTAVPALVTFIVAFAGMYLGDRAAVRAGHAPAWYLPMRGILTLLVILALALSLVRVLLGLAPGPVAG
- a CDS encoding DUF2244 domain-containing protein, translated to MTAIAHDDAAEPRIFFDAILHPHRSLSRRGFAIFMGAFTAISLTVGGFFWLQGAWPVFGFFGLDILLVWWAFRRSYRSARIYETVRLTERELVVHRVGVTGDDRSWTFQPHWLRVTMDDPPEHESQVTLTSHGQTLTVGSFLSPEERLDFAKALNEALGRCRRVHPGA
- the nth gene encoding endonuclease III; the protein is MKPADIEEFFRRLAADNPAPKTELEFTNPYTLLVAVVLSAQATDVGVNRATGPLFQVVQTPRQMLDLGEEKLRHHIRTIGLFNTKARNVMKLSEILVAQHGGEVPRKRKELEALPGVGRKTANVVLNVAFGQTTIAVDTHIFRVSNRTGLARGKTPEEVERKLVRYVPARWKPHAHHWLILHGRYICKARKPDCPACVVRDLCAFPDKTTERDMLEDPPVPVSAG